In Triticum aestivum cultivar Chinese Spring chromosome 5B, IWGSC CS RefSeq v2.1, whole genome shotgun sequence, the following proteins share a genomic window:
- the LOC123112295 gene encoding dof zinc finger protein MNB1A, with protein MQEPGRRPFAGAVDLRRPKGYPAPLAAQAQAEAVAELATGEAHGDPCPRCESRDTKFCYYNNYNTSQPRHYCKSCRRYWTKGGTLRNVPVGGGSRKSSSSSSSSSSSPKRAKNSKRRRVAPAAPLEPEAEPGADAPAAVATTTKEAAATEDVTTAGDTAAAPAADGCFAFTAGEPDAPPAADRCFTFTSGEPDAPPAADGDGCFAFTAGEPDVPPAAKGDGGLAFTDHPSVALGLGVADDAGGKELADPSPFEWPSGCDLGSYWVAGVFADTDPALFLSPP; from the coding sequence ATGCAGGAGCCCGGGCGGCGGCCGTTCGCCGGCGCCGTCGACCTGCGCCGCCCGAAGGGCTACCCGGCGCCGTTGGCCGCGCAGGCGCaggcggaggcggtggcggagcTGGCGACGGGGGAGGCACACGGCGACCCCTGCCCGCGGTGCGAGTCGCGGGACACCAAGTTCTGCTACTACAACAACTACAACACCTCCCAGCCGCGCCACTACTGCAAGTCCTGCCGCCGCTACTGGACCAAGGGCGGCACCCTTCGCAACGTCCCCGTCGGCGGCGGCTCGCGCAagagctcctcctcgtcatcgtcgtcgtcgtccagcCCCAAGCGCGCCAAGAACTCCAAGCGCCGCCGCGTCGCGCCGGCCGCGCCCCTGGAGCCCGAGGCTGAGCCCGGCGCCGACGCCCCAGCCGCCGTCGCCACGACGACGAAGGAGGCCGCGGCCACCGAGGACGTCACAACAGCTGGCGATACCGCCGCAGCCCCTGCGGCCGACGGGTGTTTCGCTTTCAcggccggcgagcccgacgcgccACCCGCGGCGGACAGGTGTTTCACTTTCACGTCCGGCGAGCCAGACGCGCCACCCGCGGCGGACGGAGACGGGTGCTTCGCTTTCACGGCCGGCGAGCCCGACGTGCCGCCCGCGGCGAAGGGAGACGGGGGCCTCGCTTTCACCGATCACCCGTCGGTGGCGCTCGGGCTCGGCGTGGCGGACGACGCCGGCGGGAAGGAGCTGGCGGACCCGAGCCCGTTCGAGTGGCCGTCGGGCTGCGACCTGGGGTCCTACTGGGTGGCCGGCGTGTTCGCCGACACCGATCCGGCGCTGTTCCTCAGCCCGCCGTGA